A stretch of the SAR202 cluster bacterium genome encodes the following:
- a CDS encoding sulfite exporter TauE/SafE family protein — MEEAIAYLLVGLGTGALGVMVGIGGGVILVPVLLYFFHMQPAAAAGTSLGLTAINGLAGTYAYYKLRLVDMRSGVLFGLAGVFGAVVAPFVVAAVAGGVFKVAFGLLVLGISVQMVLKQRGGKVTRPDGGLAAGDSSGGARHIVAKDGKEYRYSFNEKLGMALNFVVGFISSFTGTGGGFMRTPLMVSMLGFPVVVAVATSVFVLAVTSAIGFGVNAALGHVEWYPAFLWTAPGLLVGSQLGARVASRMSAKWLVRTLIVILVVIGVRLVWDGVLGS; from the coding sequence ATGGAAGAAGCTATCGCGTACCTGCTGGTGGGCCTGGGCACAGGCGCGCTGGGTGTAATGGTTGGAATCGGCGGCGGCGTAATCCTAGTTCCTGTACTCCTCTATTTCTTCCACATGCAGCCTGCGGCAGCGGCGGGGACATCGCTCGGGCTCACGGCGATCAACGGACTGGCGGGCACCTACGCGTACTACAAGCTCAGGCTGGTGGACATGCGCAGCGGCGTGCTGTTCGGGCTCGCGGGCGTGTTTGGAGCGGTCGTCGCGCCGTTCGTAGTGGCGGCGGTCGCGGGCGGCGTGTTCAAGGTCGCGTTCGGGCTCCTGGTGCTGGGCATCAGCGTGCAGATGGTCCTCAAGCAACGCGGAGGGAAGGTGACGCGGCCGGACGGGGGGCTTGCGGCGGGCGACAGCAGCGGCGGCGCGCGGCACATCGTGGCAAAAGACGGCAAGGAGTACCGCTACAGTTTCAATGAGAAGCTGGGCATGGCGCTCAACTTCGTTGTCGGCTTTATCTCCTCTTTCACCGGCACGGGCGGCGGGTTCATGCGGACGCCGCTGATGGTGTCGATGCTGGGCTTCCCGGTGGTCGTGGCGGTCGCGACTTCGGTCTTCGTGCTGGCGGTGACATCGGCGATCGGGTTCGGCGTGAATGCGGCGCTAGGCCACGTGGAGTGGTACCCTGCCTTCCTGTGGACGGCGCCGGGGCTGCTGGTTGGCAGCCAGCTAGGCGCGCGGGTTGCGAGCCGAATGAGCGCGAAGTGGCTGGTGCGGACGCTCATCGTGATTCTTGTGGTTATTGGGGTGCGGCTGGTGTGGGACGGGGTTCTTGGCAGTTAG